The following nucleotide sequence is from Catillopecten margaritatus gill symbiont.
TTAGCAGCAGGAAGAATGGATGGCTTTTGGGAGATTGAACTGAACATTTGGGACATTGCTGCGGGCGCACTCATTGTTAAAGAAGCAGGTGGATATATTGGGGATTTCTCTGGCAGAGACAAATATTTAGAAACGGGCAATGTGGTGGCTGGCAATGAAAAAGTCTTTAAAGCAATATTAAAAACCATCCACCCACATTTAACCGCTGATTTACAACGCTAAAAAAATGATGAAAAAATCCTTTAAGAATGTACTTTTAGCAGTTTCTTTATTTTTTCTGTTTTTGTCTATTATTGCCATGCTGGCTCAACAGATTTTTTACCCACAATATATAGATGCTCAAGGCGTATTACATGAAACCCTGTGGGTACCGATTGGTGCTTTTTCTTTCTTATTGGGTTTGATTGGGCTTACTGTTTATTTAATGATATTGATTTTTAAGTCAATCAAGCGTTGGATAAAGTAATTTTCTCGCCATTTAGTGCCTTTGTGGCGACACTCATCAAATAAACAATCGCTGGAGATTTACTCTCTGGCAATGGGTTTTTATCGGAATTTTCCGCAGGATAAGCCGCACGACGCATTTCAGTTTTCATACAACCTGGGTCGAGTGAGTTAACGCTGATATTGGTTTTTTCCAATTCTTCTGACAAAGTTTTACTCATCCCTTCAATGGCAAATTTACTGATGCCATAAGCCCCCCAATAAGCACGGGCATCACGCCCTACCGATGAAGATAGAAATAAAACTCTGGCATCGGCAGATTTATTCAACACAGGGATTAACGCCTGCGTTAGCATAAACACAGCATTCACATTGATTTGCATAACCGAATACCAAAGTTTGATGTCATATTGTTCAATTGGCATCATTGTGCCGATAACGCCCGCATTGTGAATCAGTCCATCTAAATACCCGAAATTCTCCAATAAATCTGCTTGCATTTGTTCGTAATGCTCGGGCGTTGCTCCTTCTAAATCCAAAGGATACAATATCGGCTCTTGATAACCCGCATCCACCACTTCGTCATACACGGCTTCCAACGAACCAAGGTCACGCCCAAGCATAATCACAGTTGCCCCTGCTTTGGCTAAATCTAGCGTCATTGCCCTGCCAAAGCCACGATTGGCGCCAGTTACTAAGATAATTTTATCTTTTAATTCTGCTGGGGTAATTGTATAATTTATATTAATTTTCATTATTATTCTCCATTAATAAAGGGGATGTGTCATTTTCTAACAACTCAACTTTTTGAAGTTTTTTTGTTAGTACATTGCTTCTAGTTGTTTTTAATGTTTCCAGAGTGCTTGAGGCGGTATTAAGTTGCTTTTGTACTTTCTCAAAAACATCTGAAAAAGTTGAAAATTCAGTCTTCACTTCGGTCAAAACATTCCATACTTCAGCACTTCTCTTTTGTATCGCTAAGGTTTTGAAGCCCATTTGCAAACTGTTCAGAAAGGCAGATAAAGTGGTAGGTCCAGTAACAGTAATTTTATACTGCCTTTGTAACTTTTCAAACAAACCTACATGTCTCAAGACCTCCGCATATAACCCTTCATCAGGTAAATACATTACAGCAAAGTCAGTGGTGTGTGGCGGATCAATGTATTTAGTAGCAATGTCTTTAGCAAATAATTCAATCGTTTTTAAGACTTTTTTCTGAAATAGTTCTATCTCCATCTTATCACCAACATCATAAGCTTCAATCAATCTTTCGTAATCCTCTCTCGGGTATTTAGCGTCTATCGGTATCCACACTTCACCTTCGCCTCTTTCTTTGCCTGGTAATTTAATCGCAAATTCCACATTAGCTTGAGAGCCTTTCTTGGTGGCAACATTTGAAGCGTATTGTTCAGGAGACAGCATTTGTTCTAAAATAGCACCCAATTGATACTCCCCCAAGGTGCCTCTGGTTTTAACATTTGACAACACTTTTTTCAAATCACCCACATCGTTTGCAACACTTTTCATCTCCCCTAAACCTTTATGCACTTGCTCCAAACGCTCACTTACTTGTTTAAAAGACTCACCCAAACGCTTTTCTAAAGTGCTTTGTAATTTTTCATCCACCGTGTTGCGCATTTCCTCTAATTTTTTAGAATTTTCCTCTCTAATATGAGTTAATTGACCACTGATTGTCATTTCAATATGTTTAATATTTTCAGTTGCCTGCGTATTAAATTGAGATTGTTGTTTGTTAAATTCAGAAAATTTTTCTTTAATTAAAGTAACCGCCTCTTGACTTGATTGTTTTTGTTTGCTTTGTTGGTGGGTAAAGCCACTGTTGATTATTTCTGTTAATAATTTGGTTAACTCTTTCTGTTCATTTTGTTGCTGAACAATACCTTTGTCAATTATTTTTACCAATGAACTGGTTAATTCTTTTTGATCCTTTTGTTGTTGGGTAATGCCTTTATTGATTATTTCTGTTAATGAATGGGTTAACTCTTTAATTGAATTATTCAATTCCTCTCTATTGTTTTTAGCAATATTATTAACTTCCTCTCGGTTGTCTTTAAATTCACTTTTAAGACCTTCTTCTAAATTTTTAATTGGCGTGCTAACATCAACCAAGTTATTTTTTTTCAACAATAAAAAAACAACCAACCCAATCAACACCACCTGCAATAACAATATAAATACCGTATTATCCATTAAATCAACTCCTGTATCTCTTGTGGGCTATCAACCAAATAATCATAACCCCAATCCTCTGTTACTTTGCCATAGCCATAATTGACTGCCACGGTTTTAATCCCTGCATTTTTCCCTGCCAACATATCATTTTTATCATCCCCAACATACAAGCACGACACAGGCTTAACGGCTAATTTTGCACAAGCATAAAGCAAGGGTGCAGGATGAGGCTTGTTAAATTCCAAAGTATCGCCACAGACGACTACATTGGGTTTAATACCCAATTTATCCAACAACAAATGCGTCAAATTTTCAGGCTTATTGGTCACAACCCCCCAAAGCAACCCTTGTTTTTCAAGTGTTACAATTAAATTATCAATACCTGCAAAAGTTGCCGAATGCTTATCGATATTATCTGTGTAAATTTCTAACAACTTTTGATGCCTTTTTGTAAATTCTGGGTGCGACTCATCACAATTAAAACCCATACTTATCAAAGCCTTGCCACCAAATGCCACCAAAGGTTTAATCTCTTCATACGACTTTTCCTCTACACCATTTTCCAGCAACAGCGTATTCAGTGCATACGCCAAATCAGGTGCGGTATCAACCAAAGTGCCATCTAAATCAAAAAGAATTGTATCAATTGCCATAAAAATCATTAAAATTTCAAGTCTGTAAATTATAACGACAATATGATGCTATTTTTAAAATCTCTACTTTACTTTTTGGGCTCTTCCATAGTTTTAACAATATTGGTAGCAATTGCACTAACTGTATTCTTTACCCCTATTCAAGTGCGTTACGCTATTTTCATCAAATGGTCTGACTTTTGTATCTGGTGGCTACGCACCACCCTTAACATTAAACTGAATGTTATCGGTAAAGAAAATATCCCAACAACGCCTTGCGTGATTATCTCTAACCATCAATCGACCTGGGAGACTATTGGCTTTCAAACCATTTTTCCGCA
It contains:
- the yciK gene encoding putative oxidoreductase YciK, encoding MKININYTITPAELKDKIILVTGANRGFGRAMTLDLAKAGATVIMLGRDLGSLEAVYDEVVDAGYQEPILYPLDLEGATPEHYEQMQADLLENFGYLDGLIHNAGVIGTMMPIEQYDIKLWYSVMQINVNAVFMLTQALIPVLNKSADARVLFLSSSVGRDARAYWGAYGISKFAIEGMSKTLSEELEKTNISVNSLDPGCMKTEMRRAAYPAENSDKNPLPESKSPAIVYLMSVATKALNGEKITLSNA
- the mupP gene encoding N-acetylmuramic acid 6-phosphate phosphatase; its protein translation is MAIDTILFDLDGTLVDTAPDLAYALNTLLLENGVEEKSYEEIKPLVAFGGKALISMGFNCDESHPEFTKRHQKLLEIYTDNIDKHSATFAGIDNLIVTLEKQGLLWGVVTNKPENLTHLLLDKLGIKPNVVVCGDTLEFNKPHPAPLLYACAKLAVKPVSCLYVGDDKNDMLAGKNAGIKTVAVNYGYGKVTEDWGYDYLVDSPQEIQELI